A stretch of DNA from bacterium:
TTCTCCAGGCAATAACCCATGGGAAAGAAAATATTCTATTCCTGGAAAAATCCAATCTTTATAGCCAAGATAAAAAGCCGCGCAATCCCACAGGGTGGAATTTTCATCAAAGGCTACAGTTTTACCCCTGACACTTGCCAATATCAACGGTATGATACAACCACTCCCTGACTTTTTGAACCCTATTGCTTCTTCAGGCTTCTTATCTGCAAAATAGAGACCAACCGGTGAATATGACATAGCCAATCTCTGCTTAAAATCTTTACCTATTTCCGATGCCTTTATCATCATTCTTCGCCCGGGTAAGATGTTACCTGAATTCATTGTTTCTAATCTCCAGCAAGAATATTTAAAAGTTCTCTCAAGCAATAAATTCGACTACGTTTACGACCTGATACTTCTTTAAGAATTCCCAATTTAATAAGATGTTCAACCGATGCCTTAGCAGTGGGCCAGGTTACCTTTAAGTAATCACTTATTCCAGGTAGACTTACAAAAGGATTCAAAAATAGCATATCCAATAATTGAAAAACTATTGGAGAAACTGATTCTTTTTGAAGTTGCTGGCGATACCTTTTTTGTAAATCTAAGATTCTGTATCCTGTTTCTTCAGCGACTTTTGCTTGGGTTGCAACCCCGCGGATAAAATATTTTAACCAGGCATCCCATTTCCCCTCCTGAGTAACCCCAAGAAGTAAATCATAATAGTCATTTCGGTATCTCTCAAAAAAATCGCTAAGATAAAGAATTGGATGGTCAAGATAACCTCTTTCAGAAAGATAAAAAGTAATCAGAAGTCGTCCAACCCTTCCATTACCATCAAGAAATGGATGGATTGCTTCAAACTGATAGTGCATCAAGGCACATTTGATTAATAAGGGGATTTTATCATCAGTATGAAGAAACTTCTCCCACTGAGCAAGTGCAGAGTTCATTTCTACAACAGGTGGAGGGACATAAGTTGCATCAGCAAGAGAACACCCCGGAGGTCCTATCCAATTCTGTGTTGTCCGGAATTCACCAGCTCTCATTCTTTCGCCTCTTGTACCTTCCATAAGTTTCAAATGAATCTCACGAACTAAGCGTAAACTGAGTGGTAATTCTTTAAGTTTGGAAAGCCCATAATTCATAGCTTTGACATAATTCAGCACCTCAAGAACATCTACCTGTTTGGGTTTCTCCTTTACAGCTTCATAGTAAAAAATATCTGAAAGTGAGGCTTGAGTCCCTTCAATCCTTGAGCTTTGTACTGCCTCTTTTCTAACATATGGAGCAACCAATAAA
This window harbors:
- a CDS encoding DUF169 domain-containing protein, coding for MNSGNILPGRRMMIKASEIGKDFKQRLAMSYSPVGLYFADKKPEEAIGFKKSGSGCIIPLILASVRGKTVAFDENSTLWDCAAFYLGYKDWIFPGIEYFLSHGLLPGE
- a CDS encoding Fic family protein, with translation MDIEKYKNSPTGRLIRTLDNYWAFVPNPLPPAGLEKFPAEFVRILSEAERGIGALRALSRLIPNPNLLVAPYVRKEAVQSSRIEGTQASLSDIFYYEAVKEKPKQVDVLEVLNYVKAMNYGLSKLKELPLSLRLVREIHLKLMEGTRGERMRAGEFRTTQNWIGPPGCSLADATYVPPPVVEMNSALAQWEKFLHTDDKIPLLIKCALMHYQFEAIHPFLDGNGRVGRLLITFYLSERGYLDHPILYLSDFFERYRNDYYDLLLGVTQEGKWDAWLKYFIRGVATQAKVAEETGYRILDLQKRYRQQLQKESVSPIVFQLLDMLFLNPFVSLPGISDYLKVTWPTAKASVEHLIKLGILKEVSGRKRSRIYCLRELLNILAGD